In Nostoc sp. GT001, a genomic segment contains:
- a CDS encoding CopG family transcriptional regulator — protein sequence MIMTNKKWAVKRITVNLATQEAEKLEKYCQQTGRPATDVIRELIRSLPVSDDNKDANN from the coding sequence ATGATAATGACAAATAAAAAATGGGCAGTTAAACGCATAACAGTTAATCTCGCAACGCAGGAAGCGGAAAAACTAGAAAAATATTGCCAACAAACAGGTAGACCTGCAACTGACGTAATTCGTGAACTGATTAGAAGTTTGCCTGTCTCCGACGACAACAAAGATGCAAACAACTAA
- the zds gene encoding 9,9'-di-cis-zeta-carotene desaturase, with protein MRVAIVGAGLAGLATAVDLADAGCEIEIFESRPFVGGKVGSWVDGDGNHLEMGLHVFFGCYYQLFDLMKKVGVLENLRLKEHTHTFINKGGRTGALDFRFITGAPFNGLKAFFTTSQLSLQDKLQNAIALGTSPVVRGLVDFDGAMKTIRNLDKVSFADWFRSHGGSNGSIKRMWNPIAYALGFIDCENMSARCMLTIFQLFAVRTEASVLRMLEGSPSEYLHKPILEYLEARGTKIYTRRQVREIQFTESAKQTRVTGIVVAQGDAVETITADAYVFACDVPGIQRILPHEWRKWSEFDNIYKLDAVPVATVQLRFDGWVTELKDGEQRKQLNHAAGIDNLLYTADADFSCFADLALTSPADYYRPGQGSLLQLVLTPGDPFIGQSNEAIAQHVLKQVHELFPSSRELNMTWYSVVKLAQSLYREAPGMDAYRPNQKTPVDNFFLAGSYTQQDYIDSMEGATISGRRAAKVILESLKK; from the coding sequence ATGCGTGTTGCAATCGTAGGTGCGGGACTGGCTGGGCTAGCAACCGCAGTAGATTTAGCTGATGCTGGTTGTGAAATAGAGATTTTTGAGTCTCGTCCGTTTGTCGGTGGTAAAGTTGGCAGTTGGGTTGATGGAGATGGCAACCATCTAGAAATGGGGTTGCATGTATTTTTCGGGTGCTACTACCAACTATTTGACTTAATGAAAAAAGTGGGGGTGTTAGAAAACTTACGCCTCAAGGAACATACCCACACTTTTATTAATAAAGGTGGGCGCACTGGTGCTTTAGATTTTCGTTTTATTACAGGTGCGCCTTTCAATGGGTTAAAGGCATTTTTCACTACTTCCCAACTATCGTTGCAGGATAAATTGCAAAATGCGATCGCTTTGGGTACTAGTCCGGTAGTTCGCGGATTGGTAGACTTTGATGGGGCGATGAAAACTATCCGCAATTTAGATAAAGTTAGCTTTGCTGATTGGTTCCGCAGTCATGGTGGAAGTAATGGCAGCATCAAGCGGATGTGGAACCCGATTGCTTACGCATTGGGATTTATTGATTGCGAAAATATGTCTGCCCGTTGTATGTTAACCATATTCCAGCTATTTGCAGTTAGAACTGAAGCTTCAGTTTTACGAATGCTGGAAGGTTCTCCATCTGAATATTTACACAAGCCGATTCTGGAATATCTGGAAGCTAGAGGCACCAAAATTTACACGCGCCGACAAGTTCGGGAAATTCAGTTTACTGAGTCAGCCAAACAAACCCGTGTCACTGGTATAGTGGTTGCGCAAGGTGATGCAGTAGAAACTATCACCGCTGATGCTTACGTTTTTGCCTGTGATGTTCCAGGAATTCAACGCATCCTACCCCACGAGTGGCGTAAGTGGTCAGAATTTGACAATATTTACAAACTCGATGCAGTGCCAGTGGCTACAGTGCAGTTACGCTTTGATGGTTGGGTAACAGAACTGAAGGATGGAGAGCAACGTAAACAGCTAAACCATGCGGCTGGAATCGATAATTTACTTTACACAGCCGATGCTGACTTTTCTTGTTTTGCCGATTTAGCGTTGACTAGCCCTGCTGATTATTATCGCCCAGGACAGGGGTCTTTGTTACAGCTAGTGCTGACACCGGGAGATCCGTTTATTGGACAAAGTAATGAAGCGATCGCACAACATGTTCTCAAGCAAGTTCATGAACTGTTTCCCTCGTCGCGGGAGCTAAATATGACTTGGTACAGTGTTGTAAAGCTTGCTCAGTCTCTCTACCGAGAAGCGCCAGGGATGGATGCGTATCGTCCTAACCAAAAAACACCAGTAGATAATTTCTTCCTTGCAGGCAGTTATACTCAGCAAGACTACATCGACAGCATGGAAGGTGCTACTATTTCTGGACGACGGGCGGCAAAAGTGATTTTGGAGAGTTTGAAGAAATAA
- a CDS encoding SRPBCC family protein → MSDWLEHTVQVEVEAPIDLVWSLWSDLEQMPRWMKWIDSVKIPPDNPDISLWKLKTGSLEFSWQSRILKVIPNQIIQWESVDGLPNQGAIRFYDRHNSSIVKMTISYAIPGILGKIMDNLFLGRIVESTIQADLERFKEYALNVKAN, encoded by the coding sequence ATGTCAGATTGGTTAGAGCATACTGTGCAGGTAGAAGTAGAGGCTCCCATAGATTTAGTATGGAGCCTCTGGTCTGATTTGGAGCAAATGCCCCGGTGGATGAAGTGGATTGATTCAGTGAAAATTCCGCCAGATAATCCAGATATATCTCTTTGGAAATTAAAAACTGGCAGTCTAGAATTTTCTTGGCAATCCCGAATTCTCAAAGTTATTCCTAACCAAATTATCCAATGGGAATCGGTTGATGGTTTGCCAAATCAGGGAGCGATTCGCTTTTACGATCGCCACAATAGTAGTATTGTTAAAATGACTATTTCTTATGCTATCCCCGGCATTCTTGGCAAAATTATGGATAACTTGTTTTTGGGGCGGATAGTTGAATCAACGATTCAAGCTGATTTGGAAAGGTTTAAAGAATACGCGCTGAATGTTAAAGCTAATTGA
- a CDS encoding type II toxin-antitoxin system HicB family antitoxin, with amino-acid sequence MSKLKYQMIIQWSDEDDCFLVGFPDFPGQRWRTHGDTYELAVANGIEALESLIIAYEATGDSLPEPTVSRVR; translated from the coding sequence ATGAGTAAGCTTAAGTACCAAATGATTATTCAGTGGTCTGATGAAGATGATTGCTTCTTAGTAGGATTCCCTGATTTTCCAGGACAACGCTGGCGGACTCATGGAGATACTTACGAGTTAGCTGTGGCAAATGGGATTGAAGCCTTAGAGTCTCTAATTATTGCTTATGAAGCTACAGGTGATTCACTTCCAGAACCAACAGTAAGTAGAGTGCGTTAA
- a CDS encoding type II toxin-antitoxin system HicA family toxin, with protein sequence MPKKIRELKQMLSQVGFTEVPGKGSHTNWVHPLYSGKITISGKDGADAKRYQEKEVKQAIEEVEGTEKDE encoded by the coding sequence ATGCCAAAGAAAATCCGGGAACTGAAGCAAATGCTTTCCCAAGTAGGTTTTACAGAAGTCCCAGGAAAAGGAAGTCATACTAACTGGGTGCATCCCCTATATAGTGGAAAAATCACGATTTCAGGCAAAGACGGAGCAGATGCTAAACGCTACCAAGAGAAGGAAGTGAAACAGGCAATTGAGGAAGTAGAAGGGACAGAAAAAGATGAGTAA
- a CDS encoding 2Fe-2S iron-sulfur cluster-binding protein — MIVRVRFLPDDVTVDAEVGEALLDVADRAGVFIPTGCLMGSCHACTVELEDGEIVRACITGVPPREELTINLFSDPTW, encoded by the coding sequence ATGATTGTTCGTGTCCGTTTTTTACCAGATGATGTCACAGTAGATGCCGAAGTGGGAGAAGCCCTCTTAGACGTAGCAGACCGGGCTGGGGTATTTATTCCCACCGGTTGTCTCATGGGATCTTGTCACGCTTGCACCGTCGAATTAGAGGATGGAGAGATTGTTCGCGCTTGTATCACCGGAGTACCGCCACGCGAGGAATTGACGATTAATTTGTTTAGCGACCCAACTTGGTAA
- the cobQ gene encoding cobyric acid synthase CobQ — MKSIMVVGTTSHAGKSLLTTAICRILSRRGWRVAPFKGQNMALNAYVTASGGEIGYAQAVQAWAAGVVPWVEMNPILLKPQGDMTSQVIIKGRSVGKVSASDYYEQYFELGWRTIEESLQHLGTEFDMVVCEGAGSPAEINLKHRDLTNMRVAKHLNAPTMLVVDIDRGGAFAHVVGTLELLEPDERALIKGIVINKFRGQRSLLDPGIKWLEERTGIPVIGVIPYLQEMFPAEDSLDLLERQSSSSKAQTDLNIAVIRLPRIANFTDFDPLESESTVSIKYLSPKQDLGHPDAVIIPGTKTTIADLLLLQKSGMAEAIQNYAASGGTVLGICGGYQMLGQIIADPEGIEGQAGRFQGLNLLPIRTVITGQKIARQRQVSSNYPQQGLPVNGFEIHQGRSRIEQQGIDPQSYHALFDDINLGLVDSCQSVWGSYLHGLFDNGPWRRAWLNRLRQQRGLKSLPTGVANYREQREQILDSLAIEVESHLDLSLFLS; from the coding sequence ATGAAATCAATTATGGTAGTGGGGACAACATCCCATGCAGGGAAATCACTTTTAACTACAGCTATTTGTCGCATTCTGTCGCGGCGTGGTTGGCGAGTGGCTCCCTTTAAAGGTCAAAATATGGCTTTAAATGCTTATGTCACTGCCAGTGGTGGAGAAATTGGCTACGCTCAAGCAGTGCAAGCTTGGGCGGCGGGAGTCGTGCCTTGGGTAGAAATGAACCCAATTTTACTCAAACCTCAAGGGGATATGACTTCCCAAGTAATTATTAAAGGTAGGTCTGTAGGTAAAGTCAGTGCCTCAGATTACTACGAGCAATATTTTGAACTGGGGTGGCGGACAATTGAAGAATCGCTACAGCATTTAGGAACAGAATTTGACATGGTGGTTTGTGAAGGTGCTGGTAGTCCAGCAGAGATTAACCTCAAGCACCGCGACTTAACTAATATGCGGGTAGCAAAACATTTAAATGCACCAACCATGTTAGTAGTTGATATTGATCGGGGTGGTGCTTTTGCCCATGTGGTAGGGACTCTAGAGTTATTAGAACCGGATGAACGCGCCTTAATTAAGGGTATAGTAATTAACAAGTTTCGAGGACAGCGATCGCTATTAGATCCAGGGATAAAATGGTTAGAAGAACGCACAGGTATCCCCGTTATCGGTGTTATACCTTACTTGCAAGAAATGTTTCCAGCAGAGGATTCCCTTGACTTACTAGAACGTCAATCGTCGTCGAGTAAAGCGCAAACTGACCTCAACATTGCCGTCATCCGCTTACCAAGAATTGCCAATTTCACCGACTTTGACCCACTGGAATCAGAAAGTACAGTTTCAATTAAATACTTAAGTCCTAAGCAAGATTTGGGACATCCTGATGCCGTGATTATCCCAGGTACAAAGACCACAATTGCTGATTTGCTACTGCTGCAAAAAAGCGGTATGGCAGAAGCTATCCAAAACTACGCTGCTTCTGGGGGGACAGTTTTAGGTATCTGCGGTGGCTATCAAATGCTCGGTCAAATCATCGCCGATCCAGAAGGGATAGAGGGACAAGCTGGCAGATTTCAAGGGTTAAATCTTTTACCAATCAGAACTGTAATTACAGGACAAAAAATCGCCCGCCAGCGCCAAGTTAGCTCAAATTATCCCCAACAAGGTTTACCAGTTAATGGCTTTGAAATCCACCAAGGGCGATCGCGCATTGAACAGCAAGGTATAGATCCCCAATCCTACCATGCCCTATTTGACGATATTAATTTAGGGTTAGTAGATAGTTGTCAATCAGTGTGGGGAAGTTACCTGCACGGGCTTTTTGACAATGGGCCTTGGCGACGCGCTTGGTTAAATCGCCTCCGTCAACAGCGGGGTTTAAAATCTTTGCCCACTGGTGTTGCTAACTATCGAGAACAGCGAGAGCAGATTTTGGACTCTCTAGCCATTGAAGTTGAAAGCCATTTGGACTTAAGTCTGTTTTTGTCTTAA
- a CDS encoding Npun_F0494 family protein, with protein sequence MAAVDSQNPNIFVYPQSTVERAERSLVCSPFNVSLFEMMGHQSVSVTAIALENGLKQGYTKRPLSELACDDALGWLIQVGVLRREVDGQGITDSFRLTPLGRQLVEQYQGKNWRTPSWRDRFYDAVIRWLRIPF encoded by the coding sequence ATGGCTGCTGTTGATTCCCAAAACCCAAATATTTTTGTCTATCCTCAAAGCACAGTAGAAAGAGCCGAGCGATCGCTAGTGTGTTCGCCTTTTAATGTATCTTTATTTGAAATGATGGGTCATCAGAGTGTATCAGTAACTGCGATCGCTCTGGAAAATGGACTCAAGCAGGGTTATACTAAACGCCCTTTATCAGAATTAGCCTGTGATGACGCTTTGGGCTGGTTGATTCAAGTAGGTGTATTGCGCCGAGAAGTCGATGGTCAGGGAATTACAGATAGTTTTCGTCTCACTCCCTTGGGACGCCAGTTAGTGGAACAATACCAGGGTAAAAATTGGCGTACTCCTTCATGGCGTGATCGTTTCTATGATGCTGTGATTCGTTGGTTACGGATACCTTTTTAG